The Chthoniobacterales bacterium genome includes a window with the following:
- a CDS encoding acetate kinase produces the protein MNPLPHILVVNCGSSSLKFALLVGGEFRAEGVFERLGGPDATGRWKISGLETTRDFAGADHEQALTEAVHVLEEAFGKPLHVDAVGHRVVHGGEYFNKATLINSDVLAKIELCRDLAPLHNPAHAIGIRIARKIFPNVPHVAVFDTAFHQTMPEHAWSYALPYEIYKKYAVRRYGAHGTSHQYVAGKAAESLGRPLSELHLITAHLGNGCSACAIRDGKSVDTTMGLTPLEGLMMGTRSGDVDPNIQSYLQRVAGMSAEEVNEMLNRRSGLLGVSGVSNDMRAIIQAAGEGYQRATLAIDLFCYRLAKGVLAMAAGLDRVDALVFTGGIGENTSRVRERTLDFLALLRPKLDPALNAVHGANTNGRITSADSGLTCLVIPTSEERAIAACTAEFLKPLDPS, from the coding sequence ATGAATCCCCTCCCCCACATTCTCGTTGTTAACTGTGGCAGCTCGTCGCTGAAATTCGCATTGCTCGTTGGTGGCGAATTTCGCGCGGAGGGAGTCTTTGAACGTCTCGGCGGTCCCGATGCTACAGGGCGCTGGAAGATCAGTGGCTTGGAAACGACTAGAGACTTTGCCGGAGCGGACCATGAACAAGCTCTCACGGAAGCGGTCCATGTCTTGGAAGAAGCTTTCGGAAAACCACTGCATGTCGATGCAGTCGGGCATCGTGTGGTTCACGGCGGCGAATATTTTAACAAAGCCACCCTCATCAACTCGGACGTGCTGGCGAAGATCGAGCTCTGTCGCGATCTGGCACCGCTGCACAACCCCGCCCACGCGATCGGGATTCGGATTGCGCGGAAGATTTTTCCCAACGTGCCTCACGTCGCGGTGTTCGACACGGCATTTCATCAAACCATGCCTGAGCACGCGTGGTCCTATGCGTTGCCTTACGAAATTTACAAAAAGTATGCGGTTCGGCGTTATGGAGCACACGGAACCAGTCACCAATATGTGGCGGGAAAAGCGGCGGAAAGCCTGGGCAGACCGCTGTCGGAGTTGCATCTGATTACGGCGCATTTGGGAAACGGATGCAGTGCCTGCGCCATTCGCGACGGAAAGAGCGTCGATACGACGATGGGCCTGACGCCGCTGGAGGGGTTGATGATGGGAACGCGCAGCGGAGACGTGGATCCTAACATCCAATCCTATCTCCAGCGCGTCGCCGGCATGTCGGCTGAAGAGGTTAATGAAATGCTCAATCGACGGAGCGGGCTACTGGGCGTTTCCGGAGTGAGTAACGACATGCGCGCCATCATCCAGGCCGCCGGGGAAGGCTACCAGCGCGCCACTCTCGCGATTGATCTTTTTTGTTATCGTCTCGCCAAAGGTGTCCTCGCGATGGCGGCCGGACTGGATCGGGTCGATGCGCTGGTTTTCACAGGCGGCATTGGAGAAAACACCTCACGAGTTCGCGAGCGGACACTGGATTTCCTGGCTCTCCTGCGCCCGAAGCTCGATCCGGCGCTAAACGCAGTTCACGGGGCAAACACCAATGGCAGGATTACTTCGGCGGATTCGGGCCTCACCTGTCTCGTGATTCCGACCAGCGAGGAACGCGCCATTGCCGCCTGCACTGCAGAATTTCTCAAACCACTTGATCCCTCATGA
- a CDS encoding class II aldolase/adducin family protein, which translates to MTFHLLHPRDQIVAVMERVYGRNMTTTSGGNVSVRDENDDVWITPARVDKGSLRRQDIVCIHPDGKRDGLHPASSENPFHLSIYQARPDIRAIIHAHPSALVSFSICSQVPETRLFPEPWHVCGKVAFARYEVPGSQELGKTIAAEFAAASKPNCVVLENHGVVIGGTDLADAFKRFETLEFTAQTNIYANQLGSVHSLTDEQIELSKKPRNLLPVCQPRTPTSRGKELRKEICDFVHRAYAHGLMTSTEGTFSARIDEDAFMITPAFVDRRELKLEDMVIIRDGQRPEHRMPSRAVMLHSAIYEAHPEIHAITNAMPVHASSFCVSDFPLDTRTIPESYLFLKDVQTIPFEHLFGDCREVAKIVTPANPVALLRHNGVLIAGRTVLDAFDRLEVLEATATAIIQSRAVGPISPMNDEVIRDLLAAFPGV; encoded by the coding sequence ATGACATTCCATCTCCTTCATCCACGCGATCAAATTGTTGCCGTCATGGAGCGCGTTTACGGACGCAACATGACCACCACATCCGGCGGCAATGTTTCTGTGCGTGATGAAAATGACGACGTCTGGATCACACCGGCCAGGGTCGACAAAGGCAGCCTGCGACGGCAGGATATTGTTTGCATTCATCCCGACGGGAAACGCGACGGACTGCATCCGGCATCATCCGAAAATCCGTTCCACCTTAGCATTTATCAGGCACGTCCGGATATTCGCGCGATCATCCACGCGCATCCGAGCGCCCTCGTTAGCTTCAGCATTTGCAGCCAGGTGCCGGAGACACGACTTTTTCCCGAGCCATGGCATGTGTGTGGAAAAGTGGCCTTTGCGCGTTATGAGGTACCGGGTAGTCAGGAGCTCGGTAAAACGATAGCGGCTGAATTTGCGGCAGCGTCAAAACCGAATTGTGTCGTACTCGAAAATCACGGAGTCGTGATCGGCGGGACCGATCTGGCCGATGCCTTCAAGCGATTTGAAACATTGGAATTCACCGCGCAAACCAACATCTATGCCAACCAGTTGGGGAGCGTCCATTCGCTGACCGATGAGCAGATTGAGCTATCGAAAAAGCCGCGTAATCTTTTGCCGGTCTGCCAGCCGCGCACACCGACCAGTCGGGGCAAGGAGCTGCGCAAAGAAATTTGCGATTTCGTCCACCGCGCCTACGCGCATGGATTAATGACTAGTACTGAAGGAACCTTTTCCGCGCGAATCGACGAGGACGCGTTTATGATTACCCCGGCGTTTGTGGACCGGCGCGAGCTGAAACTTGAAGACATGGTTATTATTCGTGATGGCCAACGCCCCGAGCACCGCATGCCCAGCCGTGCCGTCATGCTGCACTCAGCCATTTACGAGGCGCATCCGGAAATCCATGCAATCACCAACGCCATGCCGGTTCATGCGAGCTCGTTTTGTGTTAGTGATTTCCCTCTCGATACGCGCACCATCCCGGAGAGTTATTTATTCCTGAAGGACGTGCAGACCATTCCGTTTGAACATCTGTTTGGCGATTGCAGGGAAGTGGCAAAAATCGTCACACCGGCTAATCCTGTCGCTCTCCTGCGGCATAATGGAGTGCTCATTGCCGGGCGGACTGTCCTCGACGCCTTCGACCGCCTCGAAGTGCTCGAAGCCACCGCAACGGCGATCATTCAAAGCCGCGCAGTCGGTCCAATCAGCCCGATGAACGATGAGGTGATCCGGGATCTTCTCGCGGCATTTCCGGGAGTATAA
- a CDS encoding dihydroorotate dehydrogenase-like protein, with amino-acid sequence MNLSTNYLGLKLKNPLMPGASPLVDNLDTVRRLEDVGAAAIVMHSLFEEQITTEDRLYTENFEQHNNFFNEAQSFMPDPLEFALTPDHYLAQIARIKEAVQLPVIASLNGTTLGGWVNYAHLMEEAGADALELNFYFISTSPTESGGDVLKRATEILEAVKSNVTIPVAVKLSPFFTALPHIAQTLVNSGANGLVLFNRFYQPDIDIETLEVVPALRLSDSSELLLRLRWLAILSASVKTSYAVTGGVHLAKDAIKAIMTGADAVQMVSALLKRGPDWLGGVLDEMTSWLEEHEYESLDQLRGSMSLRHCPDPAAFERANYLRVLQGWRP; translated from the coding sequence ATGAATCTCTCGACCAACTACCTCGGACTGAAACTCAAGAACCCGTTGATGCCCGGGGCGTCGCCGCTGGTGGATAACCTCGACACAGTGCGTCGTCTGGAAGATGTCGGCGCTGCCGCAATCGTGATGCACTCGTTGTTTGAAGAACAAATTACGACTGAGGATCGCCTCTACACGGAAAATTTTGAGCAGCACAACAACTTCTTCAATGAAGCGCAAAGTTTCATGCCGGACCCATTGGAATTCGCACTAACACCGGATCATTACCTGGCGCAAATCGCACGGATCAAAGAGGCTGTGCAACTGCCTGTGATCGCATCGCTGAATGGCACCACGCTGGGAGGCTGGGTGAACTACGCGCATTTAATGGAAGAGGCCGGCGCGGACGCGCTCGAGCTGAATTTTTACTTCATTTCCACATCACCAACCGAAAGCGGAGGCGATGTACTGAAACGCGCCACGGAGATACTCGAGGCGGTGAAATCGAATGTCACGATTCCAGTAGCCGTGAAACTTTCGCCATTCTTCACCGCACTTCCTCATATCGCTCAAACCCTCGTTAACAGCGGAGCGAATGGACTGGTGCTATTCAATCGTTTCTATCAGCCCGACATCGATATCGAGACCCTGGAAGTCGTGCCGGCACTGCGACTTTCCGATTCCAGCGAGTTGCTTTTGCGCCTGCGCTGGCTCGCGATTTTGAGTGCAAGCGTGAAAACTTCCTACGCTGTGACCGGCGGCGTCCACCTGGCCAAAGATGCGATCAAAGCCATTATGACCGGCGCGGATGCGGTGCAGATGGTTTCTGCGTTGCTGAAGCGTGGCCCGGATTGGCTCGGTGGTGTCCTTGACGAAATGACCAGCTGGCTGGAGGAGCACGAATATGAGTCTCTCGATCAGCTCCGCGGTTCGATGAGCCTGCGGCATTGCCCCGATCCCGCCGCCTTTGAGCGCGCCAATTATCTGCGTGTCCTGCAAGGATGGCGCCCCTGA
- the nifJ gene encoding pyruvate:ferredoxin (flavodoxin) oxidoreductase — protein sequence MTKKATLDANEVVASVAYRFSETIAIYPITPSSAMAESCDDWSVKKRTNLWGTIPRLVEMQSEAGVAGAVHGMLQTGALTTTFTCSQGLLLMIPNLYKIAGELLPFCFHVTARAIATHALSIFGDQSDVMACRQTGVAMLASNSVQEAQDLAAISHCATLRTRVPFMHFFDGFRTSHEIAKIELLDDETLRAMVDENCIRAFRERALLPDKPAIRGTAQNPDVYFQAREACNGFYDAVPGMVQELMDRFAELTGRQYQLFDYAGHPEATRVIVAIGSGAETAEETAGALNEKGGRVGVLKVRLYRPFSVPDFINALPKTVRRIAVLDRTKEPGAVGDPLYLDVVAGLAQARMNGYADYFEVEPIVVAGRYGLSSKEFDPAMAKAVFDELAKKRPRTHFTIGINDDVGGRSLEWDPAFDIEPDDVVRAVFYGLGSDGTVGANKNSIKIIGEETPNFAQGYFVYDSKKSGAITISHLRFGPRPIASHYLIKRASFVACHHFHFLEQLDILDSAIPGATFLLNTPFSSDRVWSRLPLEAQKVIRLKRLRFYVIDASTVAREAGMNGRINTIMQTCFFALSGVLPRDEAIAQIKHAIEKTYGKKGASIVQQNFAAVDQALAGLHEVSIPEWIAEDASIEGSTMTGLSGWQGGLSAQYEGAPEFVQRVTATILSGKGDLLPVSAFPVDGTWPTGTARWEKRNIADRIPVWETDLCIQCNKCALVCPHATIRPKFYAPEALANAPETFKAVDFRSAEFPGLKYTLQVAPEDCTGCTLCVQVCPAKDKADPRRKAINMQPQPALRETERVNWDFFLKLPSPDVTKLKPEVKSSQFREPLFEFSGACAGCGETPYIKLVTQMFGDRAVIANATGCSSIYGGNLPTTPYTVNAQGRGPAWSNSLFEDNAEYGLGMRFAIDKQAEMAIELLGQLAPQLGDAFVTEILNAPKQGDAAIAAQRERVLLVREKLRGVTTPEARRLETLAEFLVPKSVWIIGGDGWAYDIGFGGLDHVMSLGYNVNILVLDTEVYSNTGGQQSKATPLGASAKFAMGGKARPKKDLGRIAMTYGSIYVARVAFGAKDSQMVKAIEEAESFPGTSLIIAYSHCIAHGYSLHLGLNQQKLAVDSGTWPLFRFDPRRQEIGQPLLQLDSGPPKIPLINYLQNELRFRMVEKSDPVRFKHLMIEAEHDLKRRWKRYEQLATLTTGAEEKP from the coding sequence ATGACAAAGAAGGCCACCTTGGATGCGAACGAAGTGGTAGCTTCAGTCGCTTATCGGTTTAGCGAAACGATTGCAATTTATCCGATCACCCCGTCGTCAGCAATGGCGGAGTCTTGTGATGATTGGTCGGTTAAAAAGCGCACAAATTTATGGGGAACCATCCCGCGCCTGGTCGAGATGCAATCCGAAGCAGGCGTCGCGGGGGCTGTCCACGGGATGCTGCAAACGGGCGCATTGACCACGACTTTTACCTGCTCCCAGGGGTTGCTCCTGATGATTCCGAATCTCTACAAAATCGCGGGCGAGCTGCTGCCATTTTGTTTTCACGTGACTGCGCGTGCCATCGCGACGCATGCGCTTTCGATCTTCGGCGATCAATCCGATGTCATGGCCTGTCGGCAGACGGGCGTGGCCATGCTGGCATCCAATTCCGTCCAGGAAGCGCAGGATCTTGCTGCTATCTCCCACTGCGCCACGCTGCGGACCCGCGTGCCGTTCATGCATTTTTTCGACGGTTTTCGCACTTCGCATGAGATCGCAAAAATCGAATTGCTCGATGACGAAACTCTGCGGGCGATGGTCGATGAAAACTGTATCCGCGCATTTCGGGAACGGGCACTTTTGCCGGACAAACCAGCGATTCGCGGCACGGCACAGAATCCCGATGTCTATTTCCAAGCACGCGAAGCCTGCAATGGATTTTACGACGCGGTGCCGGGCATGGTGCAGGAATTGATGGATCGGTTTGCGGAGCTAACGGGACGACAATATCAGCTCTTCGATTATGCCGGTCATCCAGAAGCCACGCGCGTCATTGTGGCAATCGGTTCCGGCGCGGAAACAGCCGAGGAAACGGCGGGCGCGCTCAACGAAAAAGGCGGCCGCGTCGGAGTCCTGAAGGTCCGGCTTTACCGGCCATTCTCCGTCCCGGACTTTATCAACGCTCTGCCAAAAACCGTCCGCCGTATCGCCGTGCTCGACCGCACCAAAGAGCCTGGCGCAGTGGGCGATCCACTCTATCTCGATGTCGTTGCAGGTCTCGCGCAAGCACGCATGAACGGCTATGCAGACTATTTCGAAGTCGAGCCCATTGTGGTTGCGGGACGCTACGGACTATCTTCCAAAGAGTTTGATCCCGCTATGGCCAAGGCAGTTTTCGACGAGCTTGCAAAGAAGCGTCCGCGGACCCATTTCACAATCGGAATCAATGATGACGTGGGCGGCCGATCCCTGGAATGGGACCCCGCCTTTGACATCGAACCTGACGACGTGGTTCGGGCCGTTTTCTACGGACTCGGTTCCGACGGCACGGTTGGCGCGAACAAGAACTCGATCAAAATCATTGGCGAAGAGACGCCGAATTTTGCACAAGGTTATTTTGTTTACGATTCGAAGAAATCGGGCGCGATTACAATCTCGCATTTGCGCTTCGGCCCTCGACCGATTGCGTCGCATTACCTGATCAAGCGGGCGAGCTTTGTTGCCTGCCACCATTTCCATTTCCTCGAACAGTTGGATATCTTGGATTCCGCCATTCCCGGGGCGACCTTTCTGCTGAACACCCCATTTTCCAGCGACCGAGTGTGGAGCCGTTTGCCGCTGGAAGCGCAGAAGGTTATTCGACTTAAGCGGCTGCGATTCTACGTGATCGATGCTTCCACCGTAGCCCGCGAAGCCGGCATGAACGGGCGGATCAACACGATCATGCAAACCTGCTTTTTCGCTCTTTCCGGAGTGCTGCCACGGGACGAAGCGATTGCTCAGATCAAACACGCGATCGAGAAGACCTACGGCAAAAAAGGAGCGTCGATTGTTCAACAGAATTTCGCTGCCGTGGACCAAGCGCTCGCAGGATTACACGAAGTTTCCATTCCTGAATGGATCGCTGAAGATGCCTCCATCGAAGGTTCTACTATGACCGGCTTGTCAGGCTGGCAAGGCGGGTTATCGGCGCAGTATGAGGGCGCGCCTGAGTTCGTGCAGAGAGTCACTGCAACGATCCTTTCCGGCAAAGGCGATCTTCTGCCCGTGAGCGCCTTTCCTGTGGACGGCACCTGGCCGACCGGAACCGCTCGTTGGGAAAAGCGGAACATCGCAGACCGAATTCCGGTCTGGGAAACCGACCTCTGCATCCAGTGCAACAAGTGTGCTCTGGTTTGCCCACACGCCACGATTCGCCCGAAATTTTACGCACCCGAGGCACTGGCGAACGCTCCCGAAACTTTCAAGGCCGTTGATTTCCGTTCGGCGGAATTCCCGGGCTTGAAATATACGCTTCAGGTCGCGCCGGAGGATTGCACGGGTTGCACCCTTTGCGTGCAGGTTTGTCCCGCGAAAGACAAAGCGGATCCACGCCGCAAAGCCATCAACATGCAGCCACAACCCGCATTGCGTGAGACGGAGCGCGTCAATTGGGACTTCTTTCTCAAGCTGCCTTCGCCGGATGTGACGAAGCTTAAACCGGAAGTCAAAAGCAGCCAGTTTCGCGAGCCATTGTTCGAATTTTCCGGGGCCTGCGCGGGCTGCGGAGAAACACCTTATATCAAGCTCGTCACGCAGATGTTCGGCGACCGCGCCGTTATTGCGAATGCGACTGGTTGCTCGTCGATTTACGGCGGAAATCTGCCAACCACACCTTACACGGTGAATGCTCAAGGCCGCGGGCCGGCATGGTCGAACTCGCTGTTTGAAGACAACGCCGAATACGGATTGGGCATGCGTTTCGCAATTGATAAGCAGGCAGAGATGGCCATCGAACTACTGGGCCAGCTCGCTCCGCAACTCGGCGACGCGTTCGTCACAGAAATACTCAACGCCCCGAAACAGGGCGACGCAGCCATCGCGGCACAACGGGAGCGCGTGCTGTTAGTGCGGGAAAAATTACGGGGCGTTACTACCCCGGAAGCCAGGCGACTGGAAACGCTGGCGGAATTTCTCGTTCCGAAAAGCGTCTGGATCATCGGCGGCGACGGATGGGCTTATGACATCGGTTTCGGCGGCCTCGACCATGTGATGTCGCTCGGTTACAATGTTAACATTCTCGTGCTCGACACCGAGGTTTACTCGAACACCGGAGGCCAGCAATCCAAGGCAACTCCGCTCGGAGCCAGCGCGAAATTTGCCATGGGAGGAAAAGCGCGGCCTAAAAAAGATCTCGGTCGCATCGCGATGACTTACGGCTCGATCTATGTCGCCCGCGTTGCCTTCGGCGCGAAGGATTCCCAGATGGTCAAAGCCATAGAGGAAGCCGAGAGTTTTCCAGGCACGTCGCTGATCATTGCGTATAGCCATTGTATTGCGCACGGTTACTCGCTGCACTTGGGGCTCAATCAGCAAAAACTCGCCGTCGATTCCGGGACCTGGCCGTTATTCCGGTTCGATCCCCGCCGACAGGAAATCGGACAGCCCCTGCTCCAGCTCGATAGCGGTCCGCCCAAGATTCCGCTGATCAATTATCTCCAAAACGAACTGCGTTTCCGCATGGTGGAAAAGAGCGATCCGGTGCGGTTCAAACACCTTATGATCGAGGCTGAGCATGACTTGAAACGCCGGTGGAAGCGCTACGAGCAACTGGCAACGCTAACAACCGGGGCAGAGGAAAAACCATGA
- a CDS encoding sugar kinase, which produces MATLAAFGEILLRLNPPGYQRISQAGSFEFSVAGAEANVAVACASLGHQTYFLSVVPENEVASTALRHLNFWHVNTDRVILAGRRLGLYYLENGFAARPSNVIYDRENSAISEADPTIYDWSKLLAGCDWFHTSGITAALSEVATRATAAGLRHAHEAGLRTSFDMNYRRKLWSPQHARAAIESMLPTIDLLVSSPDQLSDIFGLGSVGGEEAESAEQLAAEAVRRLPIRSLAMTLRKTENERHYRAAVWADAEKTVRTPWLRCDILERIGGGDAFSGGLISALMEGQSGEEAAIFGVAAACLKHTIPGDFIKMTREEINAIARQEKSRGVAR; this is translated from the coding sequence ATGGCCACACTTGCAGCTTTCGGTGAAATTCTTCTGCGTCTCAACCCTCCCGGCTACCAACGTATTTCGCAAGCTGGGTCGTTCGAGTTCAGTGTGGCTGGAGCCGAAGCCAACGTGGCGGTGGCCTGCGCAAGTCTCGGGCATCAGACTTACTTTCTCTCAGTGGTGCCGGAAAATGAGGTCGCGAGCACTGCGTTGCGACACCTCAATTTCTGGCACGTGAATACGGATCGGGTGATTCTGGCGGGCCGCCGTCTCGGGCTTTACTATCTTGAAAATGGCTTCGCCGCCCGACCTTCCAACGTGATCTACGACCGGGAAAACTCGGCCATCTCAGAAGCCGATCCGACGATCTATGATTGGTCAAAATTGCTCGCCGGTTGCGATTGGTTTCACACTTCCGGCATCACTGCCGCGCTATCGGAAGTGGCCACCAGGGCAACCGCTGCGGGCCTGCGTCACGCCCACGAAGCAGGGCTGCGGACAAGTTTTGACATGAACTACCGCCGGAAACTATGGTCCCCGCAGCACGCCCGCGCCGCCATTGAATCCATGCTGCCAACGATCGATCTTTTGGTTTCCAGTCCTGATCAGCTCTCCGATATTTTCGGTCTGGGTTCGGTTGGTGGTGAAGAAGCGGAATCGGCTGAACAGCTTGCCGCCGAAGCTGTCAGAAGACTCCCGATCCGCTCGCTGGCAATGACCCTTCGTAAAACGGAAAATGAGCGGCACTATCGCGCGGCGGTCTGGGCGGACGCGGAAAAGACCGTCCGAACCCCGTGGCTGCGTTGCGACATTCTGGAGCGGATTGGGGGAGGTGATGCTTTTTCCGGCGGACTTATTTCCGCGCTGATGGAAGGGCAAAGCGGCGAGGAGGCTGCCATATTCGGTGTCGCAGCAGCATGCCTCAAGCACACCATTCCGGGCGACTTTATCAAAATGACGCGCGAAGAAATCAACGCCATTGCCCGCCAGGAAAAATCCAGAGGCGTGGCGCGATGA